The following DNA comes from Castanea sativa cultivar Marrone di Chiusa Pesio chromosome 10, ASM4071231v1.
ACCTCGCACATGGCATTCACTCATTGGCTTGTTACATGGATGACTTCATATGCCTGTCATAAAACCAAGTACTTGGACAATTTTTGAGACCTTTTAAGTGAAATTTAGTTGTTTAGGAAATTATTATGGTTATGAGAACTTCTGTATTCTCAAATTATTGGAGCATAAGGTACAAACTAGTCTATGTACTCTAAACATCGGGAAATATCAGGGAGTTCTTCAAAAAGTTGTAATAACTTTCATAAATTAGATTACCTTCATCTTCTTCCTATTAGCTCTAGCCCCACATGAATTATGAGGTTGAGATGGTTTAATTGGTTTTTCAGCACAATCATCTTCTTTATTGCTGGGACTATCTCTATTATGTTGGTGATGAGACACCTTTCTCTCACTTTTAAAACCATCAGCAGACTCCTCTTCCTCTTTGATCAGATTCTTTTCTGGTATTTGAGGTTTATCCACCTGAAGAGTGCCTACACCAATTGAATCACCACAAGTAGTTTCGACAGATTTAGATTCCCCATCTTGCTCACCACTCTCTTTTTCTGTTGAGCAATTAGTTTGATCTTGGCAATCCCCATCATCCAGTAAGCGCGTTCCCTGTTTCAATTGTGGGGTTGAAGGAGCTGGGTACTTATCACTCCCTGCTGAGTGCTCCTTGTCATTTTCATGAACAGGGGACTCATTTTTAGTTTCCACTGATATTCTATTCTCAGGTTCTCCATTTTCCAGTTGTAGCTGCAGCATGGACACTACAGACTCTTTGACAGGCTTTAGTGATTCAGAGAGGTTGCTACCCCCAGCATTGAATGCCTGCACAGTATTTacaacataataatttttctgCACTCAATAATTGTACTATATATCTATAGTAAGTCCAAACACTATGCTTCCAGAAATTCAGACAGACCTTGTGAACCACATGCTGCCAAATATTCCTGAGTTTCTCCTCAGAAAGTGGCTTCCGTAGGAACTCAACTGCACCTTgctgaaaaattataataacatAGACACATCAACATTTATGATGGATTGGAAATGCACTCCAGGTTGTCATGACATATGAGTTTAGCATCAAACTCCCAGTAAAGTTCAAATAGAAATAACCAAAAGTTAAAGATCGTTTAATTGAAGCATTGGAATTTAAACTGAGAAGTTCAAATATTGGTCTATGATCATAAAGGACCAAAAAACAATACATTACAAAGAAAAGCCATTTAAAAGATTGTATGATTAGAAGTGCACGATTATTTATTGCAAATTTGCACTTAAAACCTTACCGCTATGCACTTCATCATGGTGCTCAGGCAATGAATGTTTGAAGTCACTGCAACAAGAAGATCATATTGCTTTGCATAAGAAATTGTACATGACGTTGGAAAGAAGAGTCCTTCCATAACTTTTTCCCTAACTCTACTCTACACTGACATCGATGGTAATCTCGTAATCTGGTTTCTtgtgaaacaaaattttgaaaatgttcgaaaacaataattataaaaagagaaaaagaaaaatgtacaGGATAAAACAGAGATATAGGTAAAGGACATAAGTAGAAGAACTGAAGCAAAGTCTAAAAAATTGAGTAGAAagataacattaaaaaaaaaaaaaaaacacctttaTATTGAATATAGACCAGTTGGGACTAATTTCTAAACTTACTAATGGTTGGCAAGTCCTTAGCAGTTTCGAGAAACTTGAAACTCCCATGGCTGTCGCTTGTACCCACCTGTGACCACATGTGCTTTTAAGAGATACATAATGTGTAGGAAGAGTGCAATATAGCACAAAGGCTCATTTATCTCAATGCTAAACATATAAAGGAAGCAATAATCTTAATGCAGATAGATGAAGTGTGCATTATGATGATGTCAGTGACAAGATGAGATGAATGAAGCATGTTTACTTATGGATGCATTTTCTGgaatatgaatttttaaaaggaaataGAGCGAATCATTTTTCTTGATCTGGGATATTTACAACTTATGGTAAATAACACATTATTTCCATATATGCAtgtcattttgaaaattataaagaaataatgaaaGACTTCTATGAATTTCCGTTTCAAAAAGGTTATTACCTCTACAATAGCAACATGAAAGCTTCCAggcttgtttaaaattgctgacAAAGCTTCGTTCTCATCGCAGAATGTAGAAACTGTAACAGACACGGAAGGGTTGTCACATATATGTTAACAAGAACACAAAAAGTGACAGATGAGTGAAGAtaggttaaaaaattaaacacaagaACTTTACTAATATCCAATAAAAAAGTGAAGGataaataagtcaataatgaaaaagaaaagaaaaacaaaatgaagaGGAGTTTTTTAAGTATCTTAACACACTACTTTTAAATCACTTATTcttcaaattcaagttttacCAAAAGAAACTATGATAACAAGAGATTAGAGAAACCAAAAGAAACATGTTGAAAAGGCTATCAAGAAATTGCCAAAGATAACAACACATTGATTTCACCATTTTGACCACATGCAACTAACAAATAGTACAAAAGTTCAAATGTAATAACAATTTTAATCGCTTTTGTTTATCATTTAAAACCATGCTGTGTGAAAAGTTGATTGATCTCTAACACTATTCAGTCAAAATGTCTTCTATGCTCAATGAAGCTAACATCCAAAACCACATTTATACCTAGAACAGAAATCCCGAAGATGTAAGTAATTGGGGCACTAAAAGATGCCTTTTCAAGGCAaagattggggggggggggggggaccaaTGCATTCATGGAATATGAGGTGAAGTAAGAAAAGATGCAGACCAAGATTTCTAGTTTGGAAAGAGAATTGTATGGAAAAAGCTAAGAACAAATAGGAGAATTCAAAATCTCTAACCAATATAATCCATTGCCTCAAGCTTTGATCTTATCTCTTCGGCTGAATTGCTGTCTCCATCAACAAGAAGCACCCTGAGTCCCTTAGGAAAGTCTTTCCACTCCTGTAAATCATTAGCAGAGCAAACCATAGCTGGTTTGGCATCGTTTCTCAGGCCCCCAACAAATCTTGCAGATCACTGCTTACCAACATTTAAACAGGTCTGCATGACCCCCAAGAATTACACATTAGAATTATCTTTGTTTGATCTAATAATCTATAATGTTAATCCAAACTCTTTCTATCATAAAATAGTACTTCTAAaagtaaacaaacaaaaagaagtgagaaagaaacaaaaaaaaagtaaaacacttttttttttttttatgattgaaagaaaaagtaaacaCATTGAGGGTATCATATCACAAGTTGAGCATGTTTACACAATAATGACCTATGAAACACCAATATATTTACTGATCTCTAAAGATTTAGTCATGAAAGGGCTATTTTGAACACAAAAATCTTCTTTAAACTATAGTGCAAGAACAAGTTTTGATTATGCATCGTGCAACACTGAAACTATTAGATCATTGAATAATTTCCAACTTACTTGCAAGAAAGgtactaaaacaaaaaaaaaaccccatgtGAGAAACTAATCAAAATCCTGACACAAGTTTGTAAAATGTAAGATAACAAGAAGTTGGGAaagattttgttcaaagtgTAAAGatcttataagctagtgccctTTGTGCAGAACAAGAAACagacaaaaaataaacccaTGTAAACTCTCCACAAAATACAGAGGAACCGACAAGAAAAACTCaaccataaattttttataaaaaatcaagtaaaaaattaaacaacaattaaaaaaaaaaacttgggatGTCTTAGAATGAAactgaaaaaacaaagaagataaTCTGCTACAAGTCAAATACATGCATGCAcataacaagaacaaaaaaatcaacagAAAATGCACTGTAAATCTATGtaacaataaacataaaaagaatTGGTAACCAGCATGCAGATGGTAAAGCAAGATATCAAACGGTACGCACAGAAGTacactcttttcttttcaactaCCTCTAATGAACACTGAAACTCCTCTTCTTACCCTGGCTCTTTTCTTCCCACTTCTACAACTTACTTATTATTACCCTTTGGCTGTGTATAtgagatggagagagagagagagagagagagagatgcacttgTGAGTTTTGAAGGGGTGTCTGTTTCTGTGACTTACTATACAGTTGCCATCGCGTGTTGCGGACCACAGAATATGAAATGCAAAAGGCTCTCCTTCAAAAGGTCAATAGACTTTTTTTTCCACTTCCTTTTTGGTGAATATCTCAAAACTACACAGAAAATCACTTTTCTCCAATCATAAAAGACCATTGCTTGCTACTTTGAACCGCTTGTACCTTTTGCTGCGataattttttgagagataCTACCAATTTTACGccataattttattgtataaagaATGATTTGGGAGAGACTACAAATTTTACACCATAATTGTATTGCATAAgctttataaattaataattataactATGGGTCTATTTAagatcaatttatttttttgttgaaagtaccgtagataaaagtaaaacttAGTTGAAACAGTGCTTTGAAACCtctgaatagtaccaaaaagtgccggatctataaatagtaacaaaaataaactgaatagtaaaataagttgacaaaaataatctttaccAAACGGACACTGTGCATTTATTATCACATTAGTTTTGTGCATgtgtttgtatatataaaatatttcctttttcAGCAAATTGTGGCACGATAGTCAGATGGCTATGTActctctttattattttttgtgcttttggaaaattattgcTTAATTTTTGGAGGTATTATTGGACACTCAACAAACACCTccgacccaaaaaaaaaaaaaaaaaaaccaacaccTATAATATAAAGTCCTATGACTAATCGATTACTATTGAGACCAAACTTTTGAATCGATATTTTTGCTTTGCCTTTTCTGAAGTTCTCGCTTGCACTCATTGGTGTTTTCTTGGCCAACAAATGAAGTACTTTTCTCAAGCACGAAACCTTTAGCTTTGTCATGAGCTCTAAAATTTATTGAGAAGGAATACCTCTTTCCTTAATCCTTTAGCTCTTGTCTTCTCAAATTTAAACATAGGATAAGAGAACTTACTAGATTTTAGCTCTTGTCTTCTCTAATCTTAACAAAGGATAAGAGAACTTATATATTAATGTAATGAAAACAACCCTACATCCtctatatataaattatcaatACAAAACCCCTAC
Coding sequences within:
- the LOC142613132 gene encoding two-component response regulator-like APRR2 isoform X2 — translated: MVCSANDLQEWKDFPKGLRVLLVDGDSNSAEEIRSKLEAMDYIVSTFCDENEALSAILNKPGSFHVAIVEVGTSDSHGSFKFLETAKDLPTIMTSNIHCLSTMMKCIAQGAVEFLRKPLSEEKLRNIWQHVVHKAFNAGGSNLSESLKPVKESVVSMLQLQLENGEPENRISVETKNESPVHENDKEHSAGSDKYPAPSTPQLKQGTRLLDDGDCQDQTNCSTEKESGEQDGESKSVETTCGDSIGVGTLQVDKPQIPEKNLIKEEEESADGFKSERKVSHHQHNRDSPSNKEDDCAEKPIKPSQPHNSCGARANRKKMKVDWTQELHKKFVHAVEQLGVDHVIPSRILELMKVEGLTRHNVASHLQKYRMHRRHILPREQERRWPRSRDLMQRNYYQQRPIMAFPPYHSNHTLSTAPIYPIWGQPSSQQAGAQLWGQPGYPALQPTNNWHWNPYPGMPADHAWGCPVVPPTHHPYTSYPQNAAGFHHAGAVDISCGMPPVDHHPEEEVIDKVVKEAIGKPWLPLPLGLKPPSTDSVLAELCKQGISTIPPNIKSSKLR
- the LOC142613132 gene encoding two-component response regulator-like APRR2 isoform X1 yields the protein MVCSANDLQEWKDFPKGLRVLLVDGDSNSAEEIRSKLEAMDYIVSTFCDENEALSAILNKPGSFHVAIVEVGTSDSHGSFKFLETAKDLPTIMTSNIHCLSTMMKCIAQGAVEFLRKPLSEEKLRNIWQHVVHKAFNAGGSNLSESLKPVKESVVSMLQLQLENGEPENRISVETKNESPVHENDKEHSAGSDKYPAPSTPQLKQGTRLLDDGDCQDQTNCSTEKESGEQDGESKSVETTCGDSIGVGTLQVDKPQIPEKNLIKEEEESADGFKSERKVSHHQHNRDSPSNKEDDCAEKPIKPSQPHNSCGARANRKKMKVDWTQELHKKFVHAVEQLGVDHVIPSRILELMKVEGLTRHNVASHLQKYRMHRRHILPREQERRWPRSRDLMQRNYYQQRPIMAFPPYHSNHTLSTAPIYPIWGQPSSQQAGAQLWGQPGYPALQPTNNWHWNPYPGMPADHAWGCPVVPPTHHPYTSYPQNAAGFHHAGAVDISCGMPPVDHHPQEEEVIDKVVKEAIGKPWLPLPLGLKPPSTDSVLAELCKQGISTIPPNIKSSKLR